In Cryptomeria japonica chromosome 10, Sugi_1.0, whole genome shotgun sequence, a genomic segment contains:
- the LOC131059851 gene encoding probable galactinol--sucrose galactosyltransferase 2 — translation MTIGSAFAISEGNLVIQGKVVLTEVPHNVFLSNDEPSNSVFLGAKSSHPSSRHVFKLGQLQGYRLMCLFRFKLWWMLPHAGNCGKDVPVESQMLLLEARQKCAVDLNNGDYTSDDVFYILFLPVLEGSFRSSLQGNEANELELCVESGDPAVQTTQALQAVFVNAGENPFELITESFKALQKQKGTFVQRERKKMPGILDWFGWCTWDAFYTDVNPEGISQGLQSLAEGGTPARFLLIDDGWQETINEFKTEGEPFIEGTQFATRLADIKENKKFRKHGQEGSEELVDGLHDIVKHLRETYDLKYVYVWHALAGYWGGLLPYAPNLKKYEATLNYPVQSPGNLSNVRDIAMDNMEKYGIGIINPNKIGEFYNDLHRYLASAGIDGVKVDVQNLIETLGAGFGGRVSLTQKYQHALEDSIARNFSENACISCMSHNTDSIYSSKQTAIVRASEDFMPGNPTSQTLHIISVAFNSLLLGEVMLPDWDMFHSKHIAAECHAAARAVGGCGIYVSDRPGDHDFKVLKKLVLPDGSVLRARFPGRPTRDCLFVDPTGDKKSLLKIWNMNACTGVVGVFNCQGAGWSDEHKCIEAYDSPPECVTGCVRPIDVESLLDVAEGEWNGDCAMYAHNTGNLTKLSKTGSLTVSLKILDYEVYTVSPIMDYKSNVCFAPLGLIDMYNAGGAVESIEYTDEDNKFSLKMTVRGCGRFGAYTSKNPTSCLVNMKQVEHSYESSNCLLTLIIPTYVASKKITSQEIEVQF, via the exons ATGACGATTGGGTCGGCCTTTGCAATCAGCGAAGGGAATCTGGTCATACAAGGGAAAGTGGTGCTCACGGAAGTTCCCCACAATGTCTTTCTGTCAAATGATGAGCCGTCGAATTCTGTATTCCTCGGAGCAAAATCTTCTCACCCTAGCAGTCGCCATGTCTTCAAGCTTGGACAACTCCA GGGATATAGGCTGATGTGCTTGTTCCGCTTCAAGTTATGGTGGATGCTACCTCATGCGGGAAACTGTGGCAAGGACGTACCTGTGGAATCGCAGATGTTGTTGTTAGAGGCCAGACAAAAGTGTGCTGTGGACCTGAACAATGGGGACTATACCTCCGACGATGTATTCTATATCCTGTTTTTGCCTGTCTTGGAGGGTTCATTCAGAAGCAGTCTGCAGGGTAACGAAGCAAATGAATTAGAATTATGTGTAGAAAGCG GAGACCCTGCGGTGCAAACCACACAGGCATTGCAGGCTGTATTTGTCAATGCAGGGGAGAATCCATTTGAGCTCATAACTGAGTCTTTCAA GGCTCTGCAGAAGCAAAAGGGCACATTTGTTCAACGCGAAAGGAAGAAG ATGCCTGGAATCCTTGATTGGTTTGGGTGGTGTACATGGGATGCATTCTACACCGATGTCAATCCAGAGGGAATAAGTCAAGGTTTGCAAAG CTTGGCAGAAGGAGGTACTCCAGCAAGGTTCCTTTTAATTGACGATGGTTGGCAAGAAACAATCAATGAATTCAAAACAGAAGGAGAACCATTTATTGAAGGCACCCA GTTTGCAACAAGGCTAGCTGATATCAAGGAAAATAAAAAGTTCCGGAAACATGGTCAAGAAGGTTCCGAAGAATTGGttgatggtttgcatgatattgtTAAGCATCTCAGAGAAACCTACGACCTCAA gTATGTGTATGTATGGCATGCGCTAGCAGGATACTGGGGTGGTCTTCTACCATATGCTCCAAATCTAAAGAAATATGAAGCAACCTTAAATTATCCAGTACAATCACCAGGAAATTTAAGCAACGTGCGTGATATAGCCATGGACAATATGGAAAAATATGGAATTGGAATCATTAACCCCAACAAGATTGGGGAATTTTACAATGACTTGCATAGATATCTTGCTTCAGCAGGAATAGATGGTGTCAAGGTAGATGTGCAAAATCTAATTGAAACCCTTGGTGCCGGATTTGGAGGCCGAGTATCTCTAACTCAAAAATACCAACATGCTCTGGAAGATTCTATAGCCAGGAACTTCTCTGAGAATGCCTGCATATCTTGTATGAGTCACAACACTGATTCAATTTACAG TTCCAAGCAGACTGCTATTGTAAGAGCATCAGAGGATTTCATGCCAGGGAATCCAACGTCGCAAACTCTCCATATTATTTCTGTGGCCTTCAACAGCCTACTTTTGGGAGAGGTGATGCTGCCTGATTGGGATATGTTTCAT AGTAAACATATTGCAGCAGAATGTCATGCTGCAGCACGGGCTGTGGGAGGCTGTGGAATATATGTCAG TGATAGGCCTGGTGATCATGACTTCAAGGTCCTGAAAAAGCTTGTCCTCCCTGATGGATCAGTACTTCGAGCAAGATTTCCTGGAAGGCCCACCCGCGATTGTCTCTTTGTTGATCCCACAGGGGACAAGAAAAG CCTGCTCAAGATATGGAACATGAATGCATGCACAGGAGTTGTAGGAGTGTTCAATTGCCAAGGAGCTGGATGGTCAGATGAGCATAAATGCATTGAGGCCTATGACAGTCCTCCTGAATGTGTTACAGGTTGTGTCCGTCCAATAGATGTGGAATCTTTACTAGATGTTGCAGAGGGAGAATGGAATGGGGATTGTGCAATGTATGCCCATAATACAG GAAACCTTACAAAGCTCTCAAAAACAGGATCTTTGACAGTGTCGCTTAAGATTCTAGATTATGAAGTTTACACAGTCAGTCCCATAATG GATTATAAGAGTAATGTTTGTTTTGCACCTTTGGGACTCATTGATATGTATAATGCTGGAGGTGCTGTTGAGAGTATAGAGTATACTGATGAAGACAATAAGTTTTCACTTAAGATGACAGTGCGAGGCTGTGGAAGATTTGGAGCATATACAAGCAAGAACCCAACAAGCTGCCTTGTGAATATGAAACAAGTAGAACATTCTTATGAAAGTAGCAACTGTTTACTAACTCTCATTATTCCAACTTATGTTGCCTCAAAAAAAATCACAAGTCAAGAAATTGAAGTTCAATTCTGA